A stretch of Paludisphaera borealis DNA encodes these proteins:
- a CDS encoding penicillin acylase family protein has translation MMQRLSTFLLLLSLAIAATSSAKAAEDSTTIYRDEFGIPHVFASTLEDATFAVGYAQAEDRLEELLKNYRRANGTMAEVFGPSFLQDDVMQRLMRHTEISRDRYDQVTPKVRGLIESYQRGIKQFMREHPEQVPSWAQEIHPWDAIAFGRHIIWNWPIGESAGDLEHAGIKFRPGPYLGSNQMLIAPSRSASKAAVAIIDPHVSWYDAIRFYQVRVYTPEYNVAGVCLLGMPLPTLGHSQFCSVAMTTGGPDTSDSFELEVNPANPLQYRHDGRWRDMTLVGVNVGVKEGDKVAQKPMKFAYSHLGPIVARQDGKAYTMTIPYTNEIGLADQSYEMLKARNLGEMKTALSRLQLMSQNVMVATVQGDIYYLRNGRVPIRAKGTHAHKPIAGSESANEWHGIHPFQDLLQIENPACGWMQNCNCSPAAMMKEGGPKPSLYAEHPYLYNERDDRVRHQRSEMVNDLLEAADKVTVEQAIEIAFSTQVWHAELWQARLKDAWAKAATVADTSGDAGRVYQQIADWNRRSDPDSNGAMAYYAFKTSLGGEEAKQTEPPASLTDARLVEAVRKGAAMLKTMFGEVEAPFGRYFRVGRKGGDRTWPVGGGSFRDIGMATPRAVSFDPSPDGKQMIGRTGQTATQVVIMTDPPESYSINPLGASDSKESGHFDDQAEKLFSKGKAVQTYFLRPNELMKHVTSKKSLSPHRP, from the coding sequence ATGATGCAACGTCTTTCGACTTTCCTCCTCCTCCTTTCCCTCGCGATCGCCGCGACAAGCTCGGCGAAGGCCGCCGAGGATTCGACGACGATCTACCGTGACGAGTTCGGGATTCCCCACGTCTTCGCCTCGACGCTCGAAGACGCAACATTCGCGGTCGGCTACGCGCAGGCTGAAGACCGCCTCGAAGAACTCCTCAAAAACTACCGACGCGCGAACGGTACGATGGCCGAGGTCTTCGGCCCTTCGTTCCTCCAGGACGACGTGATGCAGCGCCTGATGCGGCACACCGAGATCAGCCGCGACCGCTACGACCAGGTCACGCCAAAGGTCCGCGGCCTGATCGAATCGTACCAGCGCGGCATCAAGCAGTTCATGCGCGAGCATCCCGAGCAGGTTCCGTCGTGGGCCCAGGAGATCCACCCCTGGGACGCGATCGCCTTCGGCCGACACATCATCTGGAACTGGCCGATCGGCGAATCGGCCGGCGACCTCGAACACGCGGGGATCAAGTTCCGGCCCGGCCCTTACCTCGGCTCGAACCAGATGCTGATCGCCCCCAGCCGCTCGGCTTCGAAAGCCGCCGTCGCAATCATCGACCCTCACGTGAGCTGGTACGACGCGATCCGGTTCTACCAGGTGCGCGTCTACACCCCCGAATACAACGTGGCCGGCGTCTGCCTGCTGGGCATGCCGCTGCCGACGCTGGGCCACAGCCAGTTCTGCTCCGTCGCCATGACGACTGGAGGCCCCGACACGTCCGACTCCTTCGAGCTGGAGGTCAACCCCGCGAACCCGCTCCAGTATCGCCATGACGGCCGATGGCGCGACATGACGCTCGTCGGCGTCAACGTCGGGGTCAAGGAGGGGGACAAGGTCGCGCAGAAGCCGATGAAGTTCGCCTACTCGCACCTCGGGCCGATCGTCGCGCGGCAGGACGGCAAGGCCTACACCATGACCATCCCCTACACCAACGAGATCGGCCTGGCCGACCAGTCGTACGAGATGCTCAAGGCGCGCAACCTGGGTGAGATGAAGACGGCGCTCTCGCGTCTGCAACTGATGTCGCAAAACGTCATGGTCGCCACCGTCCAGGGCGACATCTACTACCTCCGCAACGGCCGCGTCCCGATCCGGGCCAAGGGGACCCACGCCCACAAGCCGATCGCGGGATCCGAGTCGGCGAACGAATGGCACGGCATCCACCCGTTCCAGGATCTCTTGCAGATCGAGAACCCGGCCTGCGGCTGGATGCAGAACTGCAACTGCTCGCCCGCCGCGATGATGAAGGAAGGAGGCCCGAAGCCCTCGCTCTACGCCGAGCACCCGTACCTCTACAACGAGCGCGACGACCGCGTCCGACACCAGCGCTCTGAGATGGTCAACGACCTGCTCGAAGCGGCCGACAAGGTCACCGTCGAACAGGCCATCGAGATCGCGTTTTCGACGCAGGTCTGGCACGCCGAACTCTGGCAGGCGCGGCTGAAGGACGCCTGGGCGAAGGCCGCGACCGTCGCCGACACGTCGGGCGACGCCGGACGCGTCTACCAGCAGATCGCCGACTGGAACCGCCGCAGCGATCCCGACTCGAACGGCGCGATGGCCTACTACGCGTTCAAGACGTCGCTCGGCGGCGAGGAAGCCAAGCAGACCGAGCCCCCAGCGAGCCTCACCGACGCGCGGCTCGTCGAGGCCGTCCGCAAAGGCGCCGCGATGCTCAAGACGATGTTCGGCGAGGTCGAGGCACCGTTCGGTCGTTACTTCCGCGTCGGCCGCAAGGGGGGCGACCGCACCTGGCCCGTCGGCGGCGGCTCGTTCCGCGACATCGGCATGGCCACGCCTCGCGCGGTGTCGTTCGACCCCTCTCCCGACGGCAAGCAGATGATCGGCCGCACCGGTCAGACGGCCACCCAGGTCGTGATCATGACCGATCCTCCCGAGTCGTATTCGATCAACCCGCTGGGCGCGAGCGACAGCAAGGAAAGCGGCCACTTCGACGACCAGGCCGAGAAGCTGTTCAGCAAGGGCAAGGCCGTGCAAACCTACTTCCTCCGCCCCAATGAACTGATGAAGCACGTGACCTCCAAGAAGTCCCTCAGCCCCCATCGGCCCTGA
- a CDS encoding ThuA domain-containing protein, which produces MRLTRFPLTSIVVLGPLLFAASIACLTAPARAALEPWADPALPVQNGLIVWLDAGRQASARVARNAPAALPDTPLAFWNDGSGTHRDFLQRRSESQPVLVVSAGRSVVRFDGKDDYLELAGLNRDLSETSVFIVAAPATNLGGFRGFFAANAQGRNDYTSGFTIDLGPAPSSRFDALNIEGKGFSGFFNVLETPRGFGEFATIETILNASPANVATTLDGRPQKPRERRVENLPIDELTLGARFYSNDARPAFVQGFFQGDVAEVLVYDRSLSDAERAAVTGYLAAKHRGLTDAVRASAPTGDERPLRTVDNPPPFQTLVPGFSVRQSPLDLTNINNIRYRPDGKLVALAYNGNVYLLSDTDGDGLEDHASLFWDNQGRIRAPIGMALTPPGYHLGEGLFIASKGKCSLVVDENGDGRADREVFVAQGWPELANNVDALGVAVGPDGSIYFGRGTHDYTNAYLVDRAGKSQYDLKDERGTIIKVSPDFRTREIVATGIRFPVALAFNHEGDLFATDQEGATWLPNGNPFDELLHIRQGRHYGFPPRHSRHLPGVIDEPSVIDYTPQHQSTCGLTFNGGGPGKPVFGPSWWAGDAIVCGYSRGKLYRSTLAHVRGEYVGRTDLIGVASMLLVDSCIAPDGSLVVAAHSGPPDWGSGPEGRGKLFKLSYSEPALPQPVVAWSSGPREVRVAFDRPLEPDALRDLSTKTTIEYGPAVSAGDRFETLRPGYAVVAAQLAQPRRRLAVRGVGVTPDRRTLLIATDPQSASLSYAIALPGLGRADGEKAKGLPQRAEVDVAYSLNGVEARWTDANGGASSATWLPHLDLAVARSLSRRSAEQDGFWTNLETPGRIKLKARLRLAALLRPAVQPGSTVDDRLPAEKPSLIVRGRDGLLISAAGARVESTTSGDGMIEHVVHFESFDLLTPIEIEGPTGPGFAIEVSFRTSDDARARLLPPSRIFVPWASDEPPSSHPAGPSPPPALAGGDWVRGRALFYGPVAQCGKCHGIRGEGGRIGPDLSNLVERDFDSVVRDVSQPSATIHPDYVTYNMALADGRVLTGSVRTEGQTLRVGLSTGEEATVARSEVEDMKPTNLSTMPEGLPALLGPERMKDLLTFLLVAPPGPAPIHRDDAPPPRTRAEWDAVLKARPAAPAQSAPVRPLRITLAAGPKDHGVDEHDYPLWLDRWTQLLRTAEGVTVRSVATGNGLDDLDHTDVVVWYSANLTWSADEAPKLRAFLERGGGLVVVHYGVNGVKAPDALADLIGLAWADGQSKFRHGPLDLKFRKTTKHSIVAGLDALKLVDESYWKLRGDPSRVEVLATGDEEGAAQPLIWVRRQGKGRVFCSVPGHYTWTFDDPLFRLLLLRGICWTADQPVDRLINLAPLGARIEGGSK; this is translated from the coding sequence ATGAGACTCACACGTTTCCCACTGACCTCGATCGTCGTTCTCGGTCCGCTCCTGTTCGCGGCCTCGATCGCCTGCCTCACGGCTCCGGCCCGAGCCGCGCTCGAACCCTGGGCCGACCCCGCGCTGCCGGTGCAAAACGGCCTGATCGTCTGGCTCGACGCCGGGCGACAGGCCTCGGCACGCGTCGCTCGCAATGCGCCGGCCGCCCTGCCGGATACGCCCCTGGCCTTCTGGAACGACGGCTCCGGGACGCATCGCGATTTCCTCCAGCGCCGGAGCGAATCGCAGCCGGTCCTCGTCGTCTCGGCGGGCCGATCGGTCGTTCGGTTCGACGGCAAGGACGACTATCTGGAATTGGCGGGCTTGAATCGCGACCTGTCCGAAACTTCCGTCTTCATCGTCGCCGCCCCCGCGACGAACCTCGGCGGCTTCCGCGGCTTCTTCGCCGCCAACGCCCAGGGGCGCAACGACTACACGTCGGGCTTCACGATCGACCTGGGCCCCGCGCCGTCGTCGCGGTTCGATGCACTCAACATCGAAGGCAAGGGCTTCAGCGGATTCTTCAACGTCCTCGAAACGCCGCGCGGGTTCGGCGAGTTCGCGACGATCGAGACCATCCTGAACGCCTCGCCCGCGAACGTCGCCACGACCCTCGACGGCCGCCCGCAAAAGCCCCGCGAACGACGCGTCGAGAACTTGCCGATCGACGAACTGACCCTCGGCGCGCGGTTCTACAGCAACGATGCCCGGCCGGCGTTCGTCCAGGGCTTCTTCCAGGGCGACGTCGCCGAAGTGCTCGTATACGACCGCTCGTTGTCGGACGCGGAACGCGCGGCCGTCACCGGCTACCTCGCGGCCAAACATCGCGGCCTGACCGACGCGGTCCGCGCCTCGGCCCCGACCGGCGACGAACGCCCGTTGCGGACGGTCGACAATCCGCCTCCGTTCCAGACGCTCGTGCCGGGCTTCAGCGTCCGTCAATCGCCGCTGGATCTGACCAACATCAACAATATTCGCTACCGTCCCGACGGCAAGCTAGTCGCGCTGGCCTACAACGGCAACGTCTATCTTTTGAGCGACACCGACGGCGACGGCCTCGAAGACCATGCGTCGCTGTTCTGGGACAACCAGGGGCGCATCCGGGCGCCGATCGGCATGGCGCTCACGCCCCCGGGCTACCATCTGGGCGAGGGCCTGTTCATCGCGTCCAAGGGCAAGTGTTCGCTGGTCGTCGATGAGAACGGCGACGGCCGCGCCGATCGCGAGGTGTTCGTCGCGCAAGGCTGGCCCGAGCTGGCGAACAACGTCGACGCGCTCGGCGTGGCGGTCGGCCCGGATGGCTCGATCTACTTCGGTCGCGGCACCCACGACTACACGAACGCGTACCTGGTCGACCGCGCCGGCAAGTCCCAATACGACCTGAAGGACGAACGCGGTACGATCATCAAGGTCTCCCCCGACTTTCGCACTCGCGAGATCGTCGCGACTGGAATTCGCTTCCCCGTCGCCCTGGCGTTCAACCACGAGGGCGACCTGTTCGCGACCGACCAGGAGGGGGCGACCTGGCTCCCCAACGGCAACCCGTTCGACGAGCTGCTGCACATCCGGCAGGGCCGCCACTACGGGTTTCCGCCCCGGCACTCGCGGCACCTGCCGGGCGTGATCGACGAGCCCTCGGTCATCGACTACACGCCGCAGCACCAGTCGACGTGCGGCCTGACGTTCAACGGCGGCGGCCCCGGCAAGCCGGTCTTCGGCCCCTCGTGGTGGGCCGGCGACGCCATCGTCTGCGGCTACTCGCGAGGCAAGCTCTACCGCTCGACCCTCGCCCATGTGCGCGGCGAATACGTGGGACGGACCGACTTGATCGGCGTCGCCAGCATGCTGCTGGTCGACTCGTGCATCGCGCCCGACGGCTCGCTCGTGGTCGCCGCTCACAGCGGGCCGCCCGACTGGGGGAGCGGCCCCGAAGGCCGGGGCAAGCTGTTCAAGCTGAGCTATTCCGAGCCCGCGCTCCCGCAGCCCGTCGTCGCCTGGTCGAGCGGCCCGCGCGAGGTTCGCGTCGCCTTCGACCGTCCTCTCGAACCCGACGCTCTGCGCGACCTGTCCACCAAGACGACCATCGAATACGGCCCGGCCGTCTCGGCCGGCGACCGGTTCGAGACGCTGCGGCCCGGCTACGCGGTCGTCGCCGCTCAGCTCGCCCAGCCGCGTCGGAGGTTGGCCGTCCGGGGCGTCGGCGTGACGCCCGACCGTCGTACGCTGCTGATCGCCACCGATCCCCAATCGGCCTCCCTCTCGTATGCGATCGCGCTTCCCGGCCTCGGCCGCGCCGACGGCGAGAAGGCGAAAGGGCTGCCGCAGCGAGCCGAGGTCGACGTTGCCTACAGTTTGAACGGCGTCGAGGCCCGGTGGACGGACGCGAACGGCGGCGCGTCGAGCGCGACCTGGCTGCCGCACCTCGATCTCGCCGTCGCTCGATCGCTGTCGCGTCGGAGCGCCGAGCAGGACGGCTTCTGGACGAACCTCGAAACGCCCGGACGGATCAAGCTCAAGGCGCGGCTCCGGCTCGCCGCCCTGCTGCGGCCGGCGGTTCAGCCGGGCTCGACAGTCGACGACCGGCTGCCGGCCGAGAAGCCCTCGCTGATCGTCCGTGGTCGCGACGGCCTGCTAATCTCGGCGGCGGGCGCCCGCGTCGAGTCGACGACCTCGGGCGATGGCATGATCGAGCACGTCGTCCACTTCGAGTCGTTCGATCTCCTGACGCCGATCGAGATCGAAGGACCGACCGGACCGGGCTTCGCGATCGAGGTGAGCTTCCGCACCAGCGACGACGCCCGCGCGCGGCTGCTGCCGCCCTCGCGGATCTTCGTCCCCTGGGCGTCCGACGAACCGCCGTCGAGCCATCCGGCCGGCCCGTCGCCCCCCCCCGCGCTGGCGGGAGGCGACTGGGTGCGGGGCCGCGCCTTGTTCTACGGCCCGGTCGCCCAGTGCGGCAAATGCCACGGCATCCGGGGCGAAGGGGGTCGAATCGGCCCTGACTTGTCGAACCTCGTCGAACGCGATTTCGATTCGGTCGTCCGCGACGTCTCGCAGCCGAGCGCGACGATCCATCCCGACTACGTGACGTACAACATGGCCCTGGCCGACGGCCGCGTCTTGACCGGCTCGGTGCGGACGGAAGGCCAGACGCTGCGCGTCGGCCTCAGCACCGGCGAGGAGGCGACCGTCGCGCGATCTGAAGTCGAGGACATGAAGCCGACGAACCTCTCGACGATGCCCGAGGGCCTGCCCGCCTTGCTCGGTCCGGAGAGGATGAAAGACTTGCTCACTTTCTTACTCGTCGCTCCTCCAGGGCCCGCCCCGATCCACCGCGACGACGCCCCGCCGCCGCGTACGCGCGCCGAGTGGGACGCCGTGCTCAAGGCCCGGCCGGCGGCTCCGGCCCAATCCGCCCCCGTCCGACCGTTGCGGATCACCCTGGCGGCAGGTCCCAAGGACCACGGCGTCGACGAGCACGACTACCCGCTCTGGCTCGACCGCTGGACGCAGTTGCTGCGCACGGCCGAAGGCGTCACGGTCCGATCCGTCGCGACCGGCAACGGCCTCGACGATCTCGACCACACCGACGTCGTCGTCTGGTATTCCGCCAACCTCACCTGGTCGGCTGACGAGGCCCCCAAGCTGCGTGCGTTCCTCGAACGCGGCGGTGGGCTGGTGGTCGTCCACTACGGCGTCAATGGAGTGAAAGCGCCCGACGCCCTGGCAGACCTGATCGGCCTCGCCTGGGCCGACGGCCAGTCGAAGTTCCGCCACGGCCCGCTCGACCTGAAGTTCAGGAAAACCACGAAGCACTCGATCGTCGCGGGCCTCGATGCGCTCAAACTCGTCGATGAAAGTTACTGGAAGCTTCGCGGCGATCCGTCGCGCGTCGAAGTCCTTGCGACCGGCGATGAAGAGGGGGCGGCTCAGCCGCTGATCTGGGTCCGCCGACAGGGCAAGGGCCGGGTCTTCTGCTCGGTCCCCGGCCATTACACATGGACGTTCGACGATCCGCTGTTCCGACTCCTCCTCTTGCGCGGAATCTGCTGGACCGCCGATCAGCCCGTCGACCGCCTCATCAACCTGGCCCCGCTCGGAGCGCGTATCGAGGGTGGGTCGAAGTGA
- a CDS encoding carbon storage regulator, whose amino-acid sequence MLVLSRRAGERLVIMLGDQVVEVCYLGQRSGQGRIGVIADRAVTVLRAELIEDDRPVAESSLRG is encoded by the coding sequence ATGCTCGTCTTGTCTCGGCGTGCCGGAGAGCGGTTGGTCATCATGCTCGGCGATCAGGTCGTCGAGGTCTGCTACCTCGGCCAACGGAGTGGGCAGGGGAGGATCGGCGTCATCGCGGATCGAGCGGTGACCGTGCTTCGGGCGGAACTGATCGAAGACGACCGGCCGGTCGCCGAGTCGTCGTTGCGGGGCTGA
- a CDS encoding M20 family metallopeptidase, producing the protein MSDLAIRAYVEDHVEAYLAELTALAEHESPSRDKPRLDALAATIAGRWAGLGGIVEIVANPRGGDHIIARFGRATGQRPSLVLGHFDTVWPVGTLGRMPVRREAGRLHGPGVYDMKASLVLVSAVLEALEATERRLARPVVALFTSDEEIGSPTSRSLIEQIAAESAHVFVLEPPLADGSLKTARKGVGRFTMTVEGKAAHAGVSPEKGASAIVELAHQILRVQTLNDPAAGTTLNVGLIQGGTTPNVVPAHASAEIDVRAVTRAGAEKVERALSALVAVTPGTRLSVTGGFNRPPMERTEAVAALFEQARRVGRGLGLELTEGSTGGGSDGNFTAALGVPTLDGLGVEGGGAHADDEHIVIDSFSARASLLADLILEL; encoded by the coding sequence TACCTGGCCGAGCTGACCGCCCTGGCCGAGCACGAGTCCCCCAGTCGCGACAAGCCGCGCCTCGACGCCTTGGCCGCGACGATCGCCGGCCGGTGGGCGGGCCTCGGCGGAATCGTCGAGATCGTCGCCAATCCGCGAGGCGGCGATCACATCATCGCGCGGTTCGGCCGCGCGACCGGCCAGCGTCCGAGCCTGGTCCTCGGCCACTTCGACACCGTCTGGCCGGTCGGCACCCTCGGCCGGATGCCGGTCCGCCGCGAAGCAGGCCGATTGCACGGCCCCGGCGTCTACGACATGAAGGCCAGCCTGGTGCTCGTCAGCGCGGTTCTCGAAGCGCTCGAGGCGACCGAGCGGCGGCTGGCGCGGCCGGTCGTCGCCCTGTTCACGTCCGACGAGGAGATCGGCAGCCCCACGTCGCGATCCCTCATTGAGCAAATCGCCGCCGAGTCCGCCCACGTGTTCGTCCTGGAGCCTCCGCTCGCCGACGGCAGCCTCAAAACCGCCCGCAAGGGGGTCGGCCGATTCACGATGACCGTCGAAGGGAAGGCCGCCCACGCGGGCGTTTCACCCGAGAAGGGCGCGAGCGCGATCGTCGAGCTGGCCCATCAGATCCTTCGCGTCCAGACGCTCAACGACCCGGCCGCGGGGACGACGCTGAACGTCGGCCTGATCCAGGGGGGAACGACGCCGAACGTGGTTCCCGCCCACGCCTCGGCCGAGATCGACGTCCGGGCCGTGACCCGCGCCGGGGCCGAAAAAGTCGAGCGAGCGTTGTCGGCGCTCGTGGCGGTCACCCCGGGAACCCGGCTCTCGGTGACCGGCGGTTTCAACCGCCCGCCGATGGAGCGCACCGAGGCGGTCGCCGCGCTGTTCGAGCAGGCCCGGCGCGTCGGCCGAGGTCTCGGCCTTGAGCTGACCGAGGGCTCGACGGGGGGGGGCAGCGACGGGAACTTCACCGCCGCCCTCGGCGTGCCGACGCTCGACGGCCTCGGGGTCGAAGGGGGGGGCGCGCATGCCGACGACGAGCACATCGTCATCGATTCCTTCTCCGCACGCGCCTCGCTGCTGGCCGACCTGATCCTCGAACTCTGA